One Alosa alosa isolate M-15738 ecotype Scorff River chromosome 22, AALO_Geno_1.1, whole genome shotgun sequence DNA segment encodes these proteins:
- the LOC125288015 gene encoding L-seryl-tRNA(Sec) kinase-like isoform X1, with the protein MDVKLNEVPHRRQICMCLFCGLPAAGKTTIVKALSNHTTLMGWRTWSLLYDDLIPQEAFNEVCMETKSQPHQTQTKWKHHRQAILSWLEKFLQNPSQDPSSCGSDHDVVHQRCMALQKQHLPTTLRASSHSQKKILFLLDDNFYYQSMRFEVYQLARKYGVGFCQVYLQCPTELCVSRNRTRAVPLSEEVILDMVKRMEPPNPLKNSWEQNSLTLSSCEEFTNHDLQSLTTLISSAFDNPLSPFQNDTEKREIDRQSCANSVVHQADQACRRLVSQAMLTAREKSISSENLSSLAKELNKSKARVLQDLRKNVHCSPFISPDDSIDIERAVGHAVILFHRELEKIMSAVQQVRE; encoded by the exons ATGGATGTCAAGCTGAATGAAGTGCCTCACCGTCGTCAAATATGCATGTGTCTTTTCTGTGGCTTACCTGCTGCAGGAAAGACGACTATTGTGAAGGCACTTTCGAACCACACAACGCTGATGGGTTGGAGGACGTGGTCGTTGCTTTACGATGACTTGATACCGCAGGAGGCTTTTAATGAAGTCTGTATGGAAACTAAGAGTCAGCCACATCAAACG CAAACCAAATGGAAACACCACAGACAAGCCATTCTGTCCTGGCTGGAAAAGTTTTTGCAGAATCCTTCACAAGACCCCAGTTCCTGCGGGAGTGACCATGACGTAGTGCATCAGCGATGTATGGCATTGCAGAAGCAGCATTTACCAACAACATTGCGGGCTTCTTCACATTCCCAGAAAAAAATACTCTTTCTGCTCGATGACAATTTCTACTATCAGAGCATGAGATTCGAAGTCTACCAGCTTGCAAGAAAGT ATGGTGTTGGGTTCTGTCAAGTTTATCTTCAATGTCCAACAGAACTGTGTGTCAGTCGGAACAGAACCAGGGCAGTACCATTGTCTGAAGAAGTCATACTGGATATGGTTAAACGCATGGAACCACCAAATCCTTTGAAGAATTCATGGGAACAAAACAGTTTAACACTTTCCAGCTGTGAAGAGTTTACAAATCATGATCT TCAGAGCCTGACCACATTGATTTCTTCTGCCTTTGACAATCCTTTGAGTCCTTTCCAAAATGATACTGAAAAGAGG GAGATAGATCGACAGAGCTGTGCTAATAGTGTGGTACACCAAGCTGATCAGGCCTGCAGGCGCTTAGTGTCCCAGGCCATGCTGACTGCTAGAG aaaagaGCATCTCTTCAGAAAACCTGTCATCATTAGCCAAGGAATTAAACAAGTCTAAGGCCAGAGTGCTCCAAGACCTGCGAAAGAATGTTCACTGTAGCCCCTTTATCAGTCCTGATGACTCAATCGATATTGAGAGAGCTGTGGGTCATGCAGTGATCTTATTTCATAGAGAGCTGGAAAAAATCATGTCAGCTGTGCAGCAAGTGAGAGAATGA
- the LOC125288015 gene encoding L-seryl-tRNA(Sec) kinase-like isoform X2 — translation MDVKLNEVPHRRQICMCLFCGLPAAGKTTIVKALSNHTTLMGWRTWSLLYDDLIPQEAFNEVCMETKSQPHQTQTKWKHHRQAILSWLEKFLQNPSQDPSSCGSDHDVVHQRCMALQKQHLPTTLRASSHSQKKILFLLDDNFYYQSMRFEVYQLARKYGVGFCQVYLQCPTELCVSRNRTRAVPLSEEVILDMVKRMEPPNPLKNSWEQNSLTLSSCEEFTNHDLQSLTTLISSAFDNPLSPFQNDTEKREIDRQSCANSVVHQADQACRRLVSQAMLTARESWKKSCQLCSK, via the exons ATGGATGTCAAGCTGAATGAAGTGCCTCACCGTCGTCAAATATGCATGTGTCTTTTCTGTGGCTTACCTGCTGCAGGAAAGACGACTATTGTGAAGGCACTTTCGAACCACACAACGCTGATGGGTTGGAGGACGTGGTCGTTGCTTTACGATGACTTGATACCGCAGGAGGCTTTTAATGAAGTCTGTATGGAAACTAAGAGTCAGCCACATCAAACG CAAACCAAATGGAAACACCACAGACAAGCCATTCTGTCCTGGCTGGAAAAGTTTTTGCAGAATCCTTCACAAGACCCCAGTTCCTGCGGGAGTGACCATGACGTAGTGCATCAGCGATGTATGGCATTGCAGAAGCAGCATTTACCAACAACATTGCGGGCTTCTTCACATTCCCAGAAAAAAATACTCTTTCTGCTCGATGACAATTTCTACTATCAGAGCATGAGATTCGAAGTCTACCAGCTTGCAAGAAAGT ATGGTGTTGGGTTCTGTCAAGTTTATCTTCAATGTCCAACAGAACTGTGTGTCAGTCGGAACAGAACCAGGGCAGTACCATTGTCTGAAGAAGTCATACTGGATATGGTTAAACGCATGGAACCACCAAATCCTTTGAAGAATTCATGGGAACAAAACAGTTTAACACTTTCCAGCTGTGAAGAGTTTACAAATCATGATCT TCAGAGCCTGACCACATTGATTTCTTCTGCCTTTGACAATCCTTTGAGTCCTTTCCAAAATGATACTGAAAAGAGG GAGATAGATCGACAGAGCTGTGCTAATAGTGTGGTACACCAAGCTGATCAGGCCTGCAGGCGCTTAGTGTCCCAGGCCATGCTGACTGCTAGAG AGAGCTGGAAAAAATCATGTCAGCTGTGCAGCAAGTGA